A portion of the Anser cygnoides isolate HZ-2024a breed goose chromosome 25, Taihu_goose_T2T_genome, whole genome shotgun sequence genome contains these proteins:
- the LOC125183609 gene encoding arginine-glutamic acid dipeptide repeats protein-like isoform X1, with the protein MLSAEHHIRQAPRSQAPRKVSKPSCAACFASGCQEDEFFLLFALGMLFLKAHSSQTGGEGRVRDKDESILCTETFPQDLSERRCPTASSLVSCLCWSRHKEPAPSRASPHGGAGGGLRLPAAGSKLAERGGKTGATCPGNGIRALPFGWGRRALPLKLRKPRWTSPLGHEKLCGCAVPPGSPLGTLSSPLPRSPAAPCPVPLQTPWKPGAQHPGARGARSAGSSPSSGGVRSPPSLSPPPRTLFLLLSQAGDCPGHSPQPPLAPPSSPTRLESKTRACVWLGAWVGAGGDQGVLARPHRKRLAAAPTPPRTGLSSGSQPLPPPAFPHAEQNSCEIKGKRGRKQKTPAAEEQKTQQRREKRTGKRRCACKRGRRGQERRGPVQHPGSTSTSWPRHPPLSTSRCLDQKAETPQTGTLQFTSSDGDRWSQAGKNKLPSLLREKHG; encoded by the exons ATGCTGTCGGCCGAGCACCACATAAGGCAGGCCCCGCGATCACAGGCTCCCAGGAAAGTTTCCAAGCCTTCATGTGCTGCGTGCTTTGCCTCCGGCTGCCAAGAGGATgaattttttttgcttttcgCCCTGGGGATGCTTTTCCTAAAAGCACACAGCTCTCaaacaggaggggaagggagggttCGGGATAAAGATGAGTCTATTCTGTGCACCGAAACATTTCCCCAGGACTTGAGCGAACGTCGCTGCCCCACTGCCTCCTCCCTCgtctcctgcctctgctggagCAGACACAAAGAGCCGGCTCCCAGCCGTGCCTCTCCccacggcggggctgggggggggctgcgcctCCCTGCAGCTGGCTCAAAGCTGGCTGAGCGGGGTGGCAAAACGGGCGCTACGTGCCCCGGGAACGGGATCCGGGCTCTGCCTTTTGGGTGGGGGCGCAGGGCTCTGCCGCTGAAACTCAGAAAACCTCGCTGGACATCACCCCTGGGACACGAGAAGTTGTGTGGCTGCGCTGTGCCACCTGGCTCACCGCTCGGGACCctcagcagccccctgccccgttcccctgcagccccctgccccgtTCCCCTGCAGACCCCCTGGAAAccaggagctcagcaccccGGTGCCCGCGGTGCACGAAGCgccgggagcagccccagctccggAGGTGTGCGCtctcctcccagcctctctccccctcctcgcacgcttttcctgctgctttcccaggCAGGGGATTGCCCTGGGcacagcccgcagccccccctggccccccccagctctcctaCCAGGCTGGAGAGCAAGACCCGAGCCTGTGTGTGGTTGGGAGCGTGGGTCGGAGCGGGGGGGGACCAGGGGGTCCTCGCTCGCCCCCACAGAAAGcgcctggcagcagccccaaCGCCGCCGCGCACGGGACTTTCTTCTGGCTCGCAGCCCCTTCCACCCCCAGCCTTTCCCCATGCTGAGCAGAACTCCTGcgaaataaaagggaaaaggggaaggaaacaaaagactccagctgctgaagaacagaaaacccaacagaggagagagaaaaggaccGGCAAACGCCGCTGTGCGTGTAAGAGAGGCCGGAGAGGGCAGGAGCGTCGTGGACCAGTGCAGCATCCAGGCTCGACCAG cacaTCCTGGCCTCGCCATCCACCCCTGAGCACCTCACGCTGCTTGGACCAGAAAGCAGAAACCCCACAGACCGGGACACTTCAATTCACCAGCTCAGACGGAGATagatggagccaggctggaAAGAACAAGCTGCCCTCGCTTCTGAGGGAGAAACACGGCTGA
- the LOC125183609 gene encoding arginine-glutamic acid dipeptide repeats protein-like isoform X2, with amino-acid sequence MLSAEHHIRQAPRSQAPRKVSKPSCAACFASGCQEDEFFLLFALGMLFLKAHSSQTGGEGRVRDKDESILCTETFPQDLSERRCPTASSLVSCLCWSRHKEPAPSRASPHGGAGGGLRLPAAGSKLAERGGKTGATCPGNGIRALPFGWGRRALPLKLRKPRWTSPLGHEKLCGCAVPPGSPLGTLSSPLPRSPAAPCPVPLQTPWKPGAQHPGARGARSAGSSPSSGGVRSPPSLSPPPRTLFLLLSQAGDCPGHSPQPPLAPPSSPTRLESKTRACVWLGAWVGAGGDQGVLARPHRKRLAAAPTPPRTGLSSGSQPLPPPAFPHAEQNSCEIKGKRGRKQKTPAAEEQKTQQRREKRTGKRRCACKRGRRGQERRGPVQHPGSTRYSAGH; translated from the exons ATGCTGTCGGCCGAGCACCACATAAGGCAGGCCCCGCGATCACAGGCTCCCAGGAAAGTTTCCAAGCCTTCATGTGCTGCGTGCTTTGCCTCCGGCTGCCAAGAGGATgaattttttttgcttttcgCCCTGGGGATGCTTTTCCTAAAAGCACACAGCTCTCaaacaggaggggaagggagggttCGGGATAAAGATGAGTCTATTCTGTGCACCGAAACATTTCCCCAGGACTTGAGCGAACGTCGCTGCCCCACTGCCTCCTCCCTCgtctcctgcctctgctggagCAGACACAAAGAGCCGGCTCCCAGCCGTGCCTCTCCccacggcggggctgggggggggctgcgcctCCCTGCAGCTGGCTCAAAGCTGGCTGAGCGGGGTGGCAAAACGGGCGCTACGTGCCCCGGGAACGGGATCCGGGCTCTGCCTTTTGGGTGGGGGCGCAGGGCTCTGCCGCTGAAACTCAGAAAACCTCGCTGGACATCACCCCTGGGACACGAGAAGTTGTGTGGCTGCGCTGTGCCACCTGGCTCACCGCTCGGGACCctcagcagccccctgccccgttcccctgcagccccctgccccgtTCCCCTGCAGACCCCCTGGAAAccaggagctcagcaccccGGTGCCCGCGGTGCACGAAGCgccgggagcagccccagctccggAGGTGTGCGCtctcctcccagcctctctccccctcctcgcacgcttttcctgctgctttcccaggCAGGGGATTGCCCTGGGcacagcccgcagccccccctggccccccccagctctcctaCCAGGCTGGAGAGCAAGACCCGAGCCTGTGTGTGGTTGGGAGCGTGGGTCGGAGCGGGGGGGGACCAGGGGGTCCTCGCTCGCCCCCACAGAAAGcgcctggcagcagccccaaCGCCGCCGCGCACGGGACTTTCTTCTGGCTCGCAGCCCCTTCCACCCCCAGCCTTTCCCCATGCTGAGCAGAACTCCTGcgaaataaaagggaaaaggggaaggaaacaaaagactccagctgctgaagaacagaaaacccaacagaggagagagaaaaggaccGGCAAACGCCGCTGTGCGTGTAAGAGAGGCCGGAGAGGGCAGGAGCGTCGTGGACCAGTGCAGCATCCAGGCTCGACCAG GTACTCAGCTGGGCACTGA